From Echinicola soli, a single genomic window includes:
- a CDS encoding pentapeptide repeat-containing protein, producing MKTAYFDGKEFRDEDFRLSFTTGEYEECTFVGCTFAGSDLRDVVFSECNFERCDLSNAQLQNTSLRDIEFSTCKLLGLRFDKCNPFLLTITFTDCQLDFSSFYGLKLKQTKFKSCRMHEVEFVEVDLTASTFDGCDLFHAVFDGACLEKVDFSTAENFSIDPESNQIKKAKFSLSNVTGLLDKYDISVR from the coding sequence ATGAAAACAGCCTATTTTGATGGTAAGGAATTTCGAGACGAAGATTTCAGATTGTCGTTTACTACGGGTGAATATGAGGAGTGCACTTTTGTGGGATGCACTTTTGCTGGATCGGATCTTCGTGACGTGGTTTTTTCAGAATGTAACTTCGAACGTTGTGACTTGAGCAATGCCCAACTGCAAAATACCAGCCTTAGGGATATTGAATTTTCCACTTGTAAACTGCTGGGGCTGCGATTTGACAAGTGCAATCCCTTTTTGTTGACCATAACATTTACCGATTGCCAGCTAGACTTTTCATCCTTTTATGGCCTGAAACTGAAACAGACTAAATTTAAGTCCTGCAGGATGCATGAAGTGGAATTTGTGGAGGTGGATTTGACAGCTTCCACTTTTGATGGCTGTGACCTGTTCCATGCAGTGTTCGATGGGGCCTGTTTGGAAAAAGTGGATTTTAGTACTGCGGAAAACTTTTCGATTGACCCAGAAAGTAACCAGATCAAAAAGGCAAAATTTTCCCTTTCCAACGTGACAGGATTATTGGATAAATACGATATTTCGGTGAGGTGA